In a single window of the Cervus elaphus chromosome 1, mCerEla1.1, whole genome shotgun sequence genome:
- the P2RX3 gene encoding P2X purinoceptor 3 has translation MNCISDFFTYETTKSVVVKSWTIGIINRAVQLLIISYFVGWVFLHEKAYQVRDTAIESSVVTKVKGFGRYANRVMDVSDYVTPPQGTSVFVIITKMIVTENQMQGFCAESEEKFRCVSDSQCGPERFPGGGILTGRCVNYSSALRTCEIQGWCPAEVDTVETPVMMEAENFTIFIKNSIRFPLFNFEKGNLLPDLTAADVKTCRFHPDRAPFCPILRVGDVVKFAGQDFAKLAQTGGVLGIKIGWVCDLDKAWDQCIPRYSFTRLDGVSQKSSVSPGYNFRFAKYYKTDNGSEYRTLLKAFGIRFDVLVYGDAGKFNIIPTIISSVAAFTSVGVGTVLCDIILLNFLKGADQYKARKFEEVSETTLRVSASAHQADTGDLTTEEKQSTDSGAYSIGH, from the exons ATGAACTGCATCTCAGATTTCTTCACCTACGAGACCACCAAGTCGGTGGTCGTGAAGAGCTGGACCATTGGGATCATCAACCGAGCGGTTCAGCTTCTCATCATCTCCTACTTCGTGGG GTGGGTTTTCCTGCACGAGAAGGCGTACCAGGTGCGGGACACGGCCATCGAGTCCTCGGTGGTGACCAAGGTCAAGGGCTTCGGACGCTATGCCAACCGAGTCATGGACGTGTCTGACTATGTGACACCCCCCCAG gGCACCTCTGTCTTCGTCATCATCACCAAGATGATCGTCACGGAAAACCAGATGCAAGGCTTCTGCGCAGAG AGCGAGGAGAAGTTCCGCTGTGTGTCAGACAGCCAGTGTGGGCCTGAGCGCTTCCCAGGGGGAG GGATCCTCACCGGCCGCTGCGTCAACTACAGCTCAGCGCTGCGGACCTGCGAGATCCAGGGCTGGTGCCCGGCGGAGGTGGACACGGTGGAGAC GCCTGTCATGATGGAAGCCGAGAACTTCACTATTTTCATCAAGAACAGCATCCGTTTCCCCCTCTTCAACTTCGAGAA GGGGAACCTCCTCCCTGACCTGACGGCGGCAGACGTGAAGACCTGCCGCTTCCACCCGGACAGAGCCCCCTTCTGCCCCATCCTGCGGGTGGGCGACGTGGTCAAGTTTGCGGGGCAGGATTTTGCCAAGCTGGCCCAAACG ggCGGAGTCCTGGGCATTAAGATCGGCTGGGTGTGCGATCTGGACAAGGCCTGGGACCAGTGCATCCCCAGATACTCCTTCACCCGGCTGGACGGCGTTTCGCAGAAGAGCAGTGTCTCCCCGGGCTACAATTTCAG GTTCGCCAAGTACTACAAGACGGACAACGGCAGTGAGTATCGCACCCTGCTGAAGGCTTTCGGCATCCGCTTCGACGTGCTGGTCTACGGCGAC GCTGGCAAGTTCAACATCATCCCCACCATCATCAGCTCCGTGGCGGCTTTCACCTCGGTGGGAGTG GGCACGGTCCTCTGCGACATCATCCTGCTGAACTTCCTCAAGGGGGCCGACCAGTACAAGGCCAGGAAGTTCGAGGAG GTGAGCGAGACCACGCTGAGGGTCTCCGCCTCTGCCCACCAGGCGGACACTGGCGACCTGACCACGGAGGAGAAGCAGTCCACGGACTCGGGCGCCTACTCTATCGGCCACTAG